GGCGAGGGTTGGCGCTTGAAATGGCGCCCCATCATGTCCGGTGTAACATTGTTTCGCCCGGTTCTACGGATACGGAGATGCAGAGGCGTCTCTGGAAACCAGGGTTCGGCGCGGCGGACGTGGTACGGGGCGCGCCGAATGCGTTCAGGCTCGGTGTCCCATTAGGC
This DNA window, taken from Acetobacteraceae bacterium, encodes the following:
- a CDS encoding SDR family oxidoreductase, whose translation is MAPHHVRCNIVSPGSTDTEMQRRLWKPGFGAADVVRGAPNAFRLGVPLGKIATVEDIADITMFLLSDRAGHITMQDIVVGGGASLGA